TTCTTGGCGCGGTTCCACTGCTTCTTGCCCCAGCTCCACCGGCCGTCGAGGTCGAAGCGGTTCAGCGGGTCCGCGTGCGCGTACTCATAGGCGTTGAGGTTGCCCCCGTACACCGGGTCGACGGACAGGAACCGTCCGGTCGCCGGGTTGTAGAGGCGGGCGCCCATGAGGGTGAGACCGGTGAGCGTCTCGGCCGACCGCTGCTTGGCGCCGAGCCAGCCGTAGCGTGCGGTCTGTCCACCGGGCCTGGGGTTGCCGTACTCGTCGCTGTCCAGGGCCGTCGGCGCTGTCCCGGTGTCCAGCGGGAGCTGGAGGGCTATGTCGCCGTGGACGTTGCTGAGCTGGAGGACGGTGTCGCCCGAACCGCTCGTGGTGGCTCCGAGGTCGCCGGAGGCCGAGTCCACGTTGCGGCTCACGGTCCCGTCCGCCGTGTCCTCGGTGATCCAGCGGGGGTTGTCGCTGTCCCCGTCGTAGTGGTTCACCTTGGACGCCGTCCGCGTCCATGTGCTGCCGCTGCCGGTCTCGACCGTCCATGAGCGGAAGCGCAGGTTCGGGTCGAGTTCCCAGGTCTGCCGGCTGCCGTCGGCCGTCAGCCGGTGGGCCAGGTCGTTCGCGTAGTAGCCGAGGGAACTCCCGGGCACAGCCGTGGTCCGTCCGAAGACGTCGTAGGTGTAGCCGGTACCGACGAGCCGGTCGGCACTGTCGTAGGTGAAGGTGGTCTCCGTGCCTCCCGAGGCGGTGCAGCCGCTTCCCGGGTCGCCGACGGCGGTGGTGAGGCCGGTGCGGTTGGCGCGCCGGTCGAAGGCGTACGCCCGCCGGGTGCACACCTCCCCCGCCGTGTCCTCGACGACGGTCAGCCTGCCGGAGCGGTCGTAGCGGTAGCCCTGGCTGGACCACCCCTGGTGGGAGGTGACCTGACCGTGCACGGATTCGCTGACGCTGTCCGCGTACAGGGTGGTCGCGTCGCTGTCCCGGGTGTAGACGCGTGCGGTGGTGGAACCGGTGGTGTCCTCGGTGACGGTGAGGGTGTGACCGCCGGGCAGCCGCTCGGTGGCGACGGAACCGTCGGAGTCGTACGTGGCCGCGAAGGCCCCGGCGACGGAGTCCGTCGTTCTCGTGGCCAGGCCGCGTGGCTCTGCCGCGTGGTCGTAGGCGTACGTCACGGCCGAGGGGACGGAGTCACTGACCGTGACCGGGCGGTCGAGCAGGTCGTACTCGGTCCGGGTGACGCCTCCGTCGGCGTCGGTGTACACGATCTGGCGTCCGAGCCTGTCGTACTCCTTCGTCACGGTGCCGGCCGTGGGAGAGCTGACCCTGGTGATCTGGCCGGTGGCCGGGTCGTAGTCGGTGGTGGACTTCGGGACCGGCTGCCCGAGGCCTCCCCCGACGGTCACGCCGGTGGGCCGGCGGCCGCGTCGTACGTGGTGGCCGTCGTCCGGGTCGTCCCGCCGGTGTGGTCGGTGACCAGAGTGGCGTTGCCCCAGCCGTCGTACTCCGTGGTCGTGTCGACCAGCTGGGCGGGCTGCGTCCCGCCGCCGGTGATGTCACCCGCGGGGCCGGTCCAGCACTCCTGGTCCGCCCATTCCGGGCGTCCCTTGCACCAGCCGGTACCGGTCGCAGACCAGTACGCCGTGATGCGGGTGCCCGCGTCGCTGCCCGTGCTTCCGGGCAGCGACTGGGACGTCACCCGTCCCTGGTCGTCGTATCCGGTGGACGTGGTCAGATTCAGCCCTCCCGAGTCCTTGATCGTGAGGGTGGGCAGACCCTTCACCCAGTCGTAGACGGTCTCGTCCACGCGCTTCTCGCCCATCACCGAGTAGAAGTCGCGTACCCGGGCTCCGGTGACGGTCAGCGTCAGCTGGTCCTTGACGGCCGCCGTGCCGTCCGTCGGGCGCCCTTCGTCGTACTCCTTCACCGTCCACGCCCGTGCGGGCACAGAGGTCCCGGCGGTGACCAGCACGGTGCCGCCCTCCTTCAGGTCCTCCGTCAGGTCGACCCGGCGGATCGGTCCGAATTCCTCCAGTTCACGGGTTCCGGTCGCGTCGAACAAGGAGGTGGTGGACAGCAGATGAGCCCGCTCCGCCGAGGACCTGCCGACGATGCCGAGATCGGTGAGGGTCTCCCGCTCGCCGGCGGTCGCACCCAGTGCGAGCGTCCGGTTGCCCGCGCTCAGCTCACGGACGGTGTTGCCGAAGCGGTCGTGCTCCGTGACCGAGATGTGGCCACCGGGAGCGGCTGTGCCGACGGTGAGTCCCGAGGCGTTGAGATACGTCAACGTGGCCCGCCGGTAGTCCGGGGCCCCCAGTGCCGCACCCGAGTGGGCTGCCGGGACGGCGTCCGCGGGGAAGACGGCGGTGGCGTCGGTCGGGGCGTCGAGCTGGCCCCACGCCCTCACGTCGCCGGCTCCCATCGCGTACGGCGCCTTGGTGCCCGTGAGGGGCACGCCGTAGACGATGCCCGTGACGGCGCTGCCCTCCACCGTGGCGGAGGTGCCCCGCCGCAGGGCCTCCCGGGACGCCGTGAGCAGCATGCCGTCGCCGGGCGCCGTTCCCGCACCGGCGTTTCCGTAGGTGAAGGTGTACGGCAGTTGCCCCTGCTGCTGCATCCACGTGACCCGGCCGCCCCAGTACGCGTACTGGGTCTGGGTCGCCTGGCTCAGCCTGGGGTCCCATTGCTGCCGCAGGCTGCCGTTGGAGTCGTAGCGGTACGTCGCGACGGCCGTCGCCGTGGCGGCTGACGCGCCCGGCTCGGTGGTCCACACGCGGATCTCGCGCACCTGGCCCGCGATGTCGCCGAACTCTTCGTTGCCGCCCGTGCCGGTGGCGGTGGTGGTGGCCGCGTAGACGAAGTCCAGCACCCTGCAGCCCTTGGTGGCGGGCGCGGCCTCGCATGCGGCCGTCGTCGCCGCCGAGGAGGGGGCGATGACCCGCTTGGGCCGGGCCAGCTTGGCCCCGCCCACCGTCACGGTCTCGGAGACCACCTTCGTGGTGCTGTTGGCCAGGCCGTCGAGCAGGGTGCTCGCGACCTGCCAGGTCGTCGCCGCCGGGTCGGCCTTGGCGAAGGTGGTGACCGTGCCCTCGGTGTCCGACAGTGTGAAGGTCCCGGTCACGGAGCCCTTGAGTGTGAGGTCCTCGGCGCCGGTCTCCGGTATCCATCCGGTCCGGGCGGAGTCGGCGCTGAAGTGGATCGCGTCGCCCTCCTCCAGGACCACGTCGACGGCGGTGTCGGAGACCCGCCGTACGTGGCTGTAGTCGGACTCGGTCATCTCAGCGGTGGTGCCGGCGACCCACTCCTTGCCGAAGATCGCGGCCTGTCCCTCCTGCGACGCCCCCCGGTCGGGGGTGCGGGAGGCCGCGGTCCGGGACACGGACATCCCGAAGAGCGACACATCGCTCTCGCTGAGCGTGAAATTGCCGGTGAGCAGGTTGAGCGTGCCCGGTCCCACCGCCGAGGTGGCCGCACCGTCCGCGTTTCGGTCCACGGTCACGGTCAGCGGGGCGGCGCTGCCGGCCGCGGAGCCGGGGCCGGTGAAGTCGGCCTTGATCTGCACACTGCCGTCCGGGTCGACGGTGTCCGTGGCGTTCCACACCAGCGGGGAGTTCTTCCCGTCGACGAGCGGAACGGGCCACGCGGACAGCGCGCTGCCCCCCGAGGTGACGTCGCCGGTGGGTATGCGCACCCAGGGATCCGCCTCCGAACGTCGCCAGGAGAAGGAGACCGCGGTGTAGGTGCCCGCTTCGGCCTCGGCCGCCAGCGGTAGCCTGCGCGCGGTGCGCTCTCCCTCGGAGGGCTGGATGAAGCCCCCCGAGCCGACGTGGAAGACGTGGTCGAGCGTCTCGGACCTGTTGTCCGCCCTGTCCACCGCACGGACCTGGAGGGTGTGGGTGCCGTTCCTGTCCGGGGTGACGCGGATCGGCTTGGCCGCGGCCGACCCTCCGGTGTCGACCTTGGTCCACGTCATGCCGTCGATCGACCATTCCAGCCAGTGGTGGTCGGATCCGGACGGCGGTGTCACCGTGAAGGTCCCCGGCTGCCCTTCACCCTTGACCCACTGGCCGGCCGGGTAGTCCGTCGAGGTTATGGCGCCGGGCGCGGACGGGGCCTTCGTGTCGACGGTGAACGTCTTCCACGCCGACCAGCCGGTGTTGTAGTGCGTACCGTCGTACGGCGAGGTCCGGAACCTGTACGTCTTCCCCTCGGCGAGCACACCTGCCGGTACGGTCACCGACGCGGGCTGTCCCGAGGGCACGTACTTCGACACCATGTTGCCGCCGACCTGGGTGCCGGTGGTGGTGTCGTGGATCTGGAAGGTGCCGTTGACCTTGTCACCGTCCGCGTCGACGAAGGTGTCGCGGAGCGTCGGCGTCAGGGTGTTGACCATGTAGACGCCCGAGTAGGAGAAGAACGGCGGACCGGCCTCCTGCTTCGTGCCCGTCTTCGGCCGGAAGTTGTAGGTGACCGTCAGCTTCGGCGGGTTCTTCGCGGCATTGGCCGAGTTGACCCGCTTCCACTGCGCGACGGTGGACTCGCTCTTCGCCCGTACACCGACGTGGCCGCGCGTCGCCTTGGCCGACGCCCATTCCTGAGCGAGCGCGGTCACGTCCGCGTTGATCCACCCGTCGGGCTGGGACGCGCACGCCGCGTTGCCGCGGGTCTCGGTGGACTCCGCCTTCAGGGCGCTCATCGTCGGACGGTTGGTCCAGCGGCTGGCCGTGGAAGCGGCGGGCGAGGACCAGACCTGCCACGGCTGGACCGCACAGGTGGTGTTGGCGGAGTGGAAGTTCCACAGGCTCAGCTTGGCACCCGACACCAGGGAGTCGGCGATCGGAGAGGTGTTCCAGCTGATGAACGTCTGAGCGGTACGGGGTGTGCCGTTGGCGTTCGTCGTGCCCGGATCACCGAAGTCGAGTTCGACGTCGTTGGAGAGATTGCCGGTCTCGCCCTGCTGGACGTAGGTGTCGAAGACGTTGGACAGTGACGAGGTCGACGGGTCGACGGTCACCGGGTACCGGGTCCTGTCGTCGGCGAGGAAGTCCGCGTCGGGTGTGACGACCAGGTCGACGGCGCCCTTGCGCTGCACGACCTTCATGGCCACCGGCACCCGCCGGGTGTGCTCACCGGAGACGCTGTCCACCGTCGCGTCCCACATCACGGGGGCGGGCATGACGGCCCGCTTCTTCTTTTTCCGGTCGGTGAACACCACGCTTCCGTCGGGCTGTTCGGCAGCCGTCAGCCCACCGGTCCTCAGGGGCAGCGTGTAGGAGTAGCCCTCCGCGGGCCGCCGCTTGATCTCGACGTACTGCTCGAATCCGGTGCGGGTCGCCTCGACCACCACATCGGCACCGGGCAGGGCGTCCGGGTACGTCGCCCGGGTACCGTCCAGCTCCGGCGCGGGCAGTCCGCCCTTCCACTGGAGGGTGATCCGCTCGTCACCCTCACCGAGGCTCACCAGGTCGCGGGCCGGGGAGGCGTCGGCTGCCGCGAGTGAGCGGGGCGGGGTCCCGCCCCTGCCCGCGAGCCGCAGTCCGTGCGGATGGGCCTTGGCCTGCACCCCCTCCGCCGTCTCCCGGAGCGCGAGGTCGACATCGGTCCAGGCGCCGTCCCGCTCGAAGCGGACCGGTCCGGCCGACAGTTCGGTCGTGAGGGTGCCGTCCTTGTTCACCCAGGTCGTCGACGTCCCGGAGCGCTCGGACAGCGCCTCGACCCTCTTGCCGTACAACCGGGCAGCGACCTTCGCCGAGAGTATGTCGGCCGCTTCGTCCGGCCCCTCCGGCGCCGCGTCGCCTGCCGCCCTTGTCCGCGAGGGCTCCGCGGCCTCGGCCCTGACGCCGTCGGTGACGGCGGCCGTCTCCACCGCGAGCAGGAGGGCGACACCCATGGCGATCCGGGGCAGGAGCCGTCTTCGCCTCTGCATCGCCACCGCTGACCCCGCCCACACTCCGGTGGGGGGAATACGTTCTGACACCGCTGACCACTCTCTGTCGATGACTGGAGGAACGCGGTGAGCAAAGCAGCGGGGAGGCCGCGGAAAAAGGGAAGACTTCACGTCTTACGCCGGTGTGCGGGCGATACGCCCGGCAGCGGCCCGAGCACGATCTTCAAAGGCCCATGAATACGCGAGAATGGTGCGACAGCCGAGGTGACAGGGGGATCACGTGCGCGGCAAGCTGCATCGGGCCGCGTGGCCGCAGGGCTCCCCGGTGGCACTCGGGGCCCTGGTGGTCCTGGTGGTCTGTTCCCTGGCGCTGGTGGCGCTGGACGTAGCCGGTTCCCACCTCAGCAGGCGCTCGGTCGCCACCGGCCTGTCCTTGCTGGTCCTGATGCCCGCCGTGCTGCTGGGCCAGTACGCACCGCCCCCTTACCGGCTGCCCTACCGCTGGCGGTGGGGGCTCCTGATGATGCAGGTGCTGCTCACCTATCTGCCACTGCTGCTCTTCCACTACAGGTGGCTCAGCCTGCTCGGCTTCCTCGCCGGAGCCGTGCTGCTCACCCTGCCGCCGACCAGCTCCGTCCCGATCGCCCTGCTGGTGGGTGCCAGTGGGCCGCTGATCGTGCACACCGACCTGGTGCGCACCGACCGCGGCGCCGTCAGCGTGCTGCTCAGCACGGCGATCACGGCCAGCACCGTCTTCGCGGTGGGCCATCTCGCTCTGCTCTCGGCCCGCCTCCACGCCGGCCGGGAACAAGCGGCACGGCTCGCGGAGCAGCGGGCGCGAGCCCTGATGCGACAGGACCTCCACGACCTGGCGGGCTCCTCGCTCTCCGCGATCGTGGTGCAGGGCGAAGCCGCGCTGCGCGGGCCCGTCCCGGCGGACACGGCTCCCGACGCCGCACGGAGGGCACTCACCGAGATCGTGGGGCTCGCCCGCCGGCTGCACACGGAGATACGGGCCATCGGCCAGCCGGACGACGAGGGCCCCTCGCTCTCCGAGGAACTGGCCCACGCCCAGCGCGTGCTCCACGGTTCCGGTATCGCGGTGCGCACCGCGCTGTCCCCCTGTGCCGCACCGGACCCCGAGGTGTCGGCGTGCCTCCGCTTCGTGCTGCGCGAGGCGGTGGGGAACGTGCTCCAGCACAGTCGCGCCGCCGTGTGCGAGATAGAGCTGCGCTCCGACGCCTCCGGGATCCGGCTGCTCATCCGTAACGACGGGGCCCTCGCCCCGGACGCGCCGCCCCAGGAACCCGGCCGGCGCGGGACCGGCCTGTCCGGGCTCGGATACCGGGCGCACACGCTGGGCGGAACCTTCGCCGCCGGCCGGGAGGACGACTCGTTCACCGTCGAGGCACTCCTGCCCACTGCCTGACCTCCCCCGCCGTCCCCTGCCCCTGCCCGTTCGTACGTCGGCGGCAACGACCCCGGTGCTGCTGGGCGGAGCCCCG
The DNA window shown above is from Streptomyces sp. Alt3 and carries:
- a CDS encoding sensor histidine kinase, which translates into the protein MRGKLHRAAWPQGSPVALGALVVLVVCSLALVALDVAGSHLSRRSVATGLSLLVLMPAVLLGQYAPPPYRLPYRWRWGLLMMQVLLTYLPLLLFHYRWLSLLGFLAGAVLLTLPPTSSVPIALLVGASGPLIVHTDLVRTDRGAVSVLLSTAITASTVFAVGHLALLSARLHAGREQAARLAEQRARALMRQDLHDLAGSSLSAIVVQGEAALRGPVPADTAPDAARRALTEIVGLARRLHTEIRAIGQPDDEGPSLSEELAHAQRVLHGSGIAVRTALSPCAAPDPEVSACLRFVLREAVGNVLQHSRAAVCEIELRSDASGIRLLIRNDGALAPDAPPQEPGRRGTGLSGLGYRAHTLGGTFAAGREDDSFTVEALLPTA